A single window of Salvia splendens isolate huo1 chromosome 8, SspV2, whole genome shotgun sequence DNA harbors:
- the LOC121744802 gene encoding protein PYRICULARIA ORYZAE RESISTANCE 21-like — MATENLTIMTLNVDLQCPRCYNKLRKILCNIPQVRDRVYDMNKNQVMITVDGCNPEKIRDKLCSKGRNVIKSIII; from the exons ATGGCAACTGAGAAT CTAACAATAATGACATTGAATGTTGATCTCCAGTGCCCACGCTGCTACAACAAGCTCAGGAAAATTCTTTGCAATATTCCCC AAGTTAGAGATCGAGTGTATGATATGAACAAAAATCAAGTGATGATCACGGTGGATGGCTGCAACCCTGAGAAAATTCGCGACAAATTATGTAGCAAGGGTCGCAACGTTATAAAAAGCataattatatag
- the LOC121744801 gene encoding BTB/POZ domain-containing protein At3g44820-like isoform X1 — MAPPGKTSGFHREGDHWYYSSSLQSDITVVVDEVKFHLHKFPLISRCGKIATIFEDCESSTDKTSTVPLEEFPGGAETFSIVVKFCYSGRVDFTPKNIVILYCAADYLSMTDDYGEDNLLSKSESYFHKHILKDWKDCILALQSCELVILRADKLQIISRCINALSVMICTDPSLFGWPMMMYGSLQSPGGSILWNGINTGAKIQSNESNWWFEDVSYLCVELFERLIQTMEAKGISPENLARSIMYYCKKYLPGLGRWQGGQSGLSRTVASFSMTPANVNQDALLRSVIKLLPEKKGKSFCRFLLGLLRVALILGVNNTCQDSLERRIGIQLDLATLDGLLIPNYSDSDTLYNTDCVERMIRHFVSSEPSIASISPLSADLDTSPSSGRFKRVAKLVDNYVAEVASDVNLKPGKLRALAEALPESSRSLHDGLYRALDIYIKAHPWLSDKEREQLCNIIDFQKLSIDACAHASQNERLPLRIVLQVLFFEQMQLRTALAGCLNVLDAESAPTASLAIPNEAAGQRAHRDGWVTVVRENQVLKVDMERMRSRVGELEEEFSKIKEEMKKATKSNSYLSSPRLVPRGNGGKLLPQALDAQQDVIESGTPTPRASVEQARPSIKNPRHRKSFSQF, encoded by the exons ATGGCTCCTCCTGGGAAAACTTCTGGATTCCATCGTGAAGGAGATCACTg GTACTACAGTTCAAGTTTGCAAAGTGATATAACAGTAGTGGTGGATGAAGTAAAGTTCCATCTTCACAAg TTCCCTCTTATTTCAAGATGTGGGAAGATAGCAACCATCTTTGAAGATTGTGAAAGTTCTACTGACAAGACATCAACAGTACCTCTCGAAGAGTTTCCAGGTGGTGCCGAAACGTTTTCCATTGTAGTCAAATTCTGCTATAGTGGAAGGGTAGATTTCACACCCAAGAACATAGTAATTTTGTACTGTGCTGCAGATTATCTTTCGATGACCGATGATTATGGTGAAGACAATTTACTGTCCAAATCAGAAAGTTATTTCCATAAGCATATCCTAAAAGACTGGAAGGATTGCATTTTGGCGCTCCAAAGCTGTGAACTAGTTATTCTGAGAGCAGACAAACTTCAAATTATAAGTAGATGTATCAATGCATTGTCTGTAATGATCTGTACGGACCCCTCACTATTCGGATGGCCTATGATGATGTATGGTAGCCTACAGAGTCCTGGAGGGAGCATTCTGTGGAATGGGATAAATACCGGTGCAAAGATCCAGAGTAATGAATCCAACTGGTGGTTTGAGGACGTATCGTATCTCTGTGTCGAGTTGTTTGAGAGGCTGATTCAGACAATGGAAGCCAAAGGAATAAGTCCAGAGAATTTAGCACGCTCCATAATGTACTATTGTAAAAAGTATCTTCCAGGATTGGGACGATGGCAAGGAGGACAGAGTGGTCTTTCGAGGACAGTTGCTAGTTTCAGCATGACGCCTGCTAATGTCAATCAAGATGCTCTTTTGCGAAGTGTTATCAAATTACTGCCAGAGAAGAAGGGAAAATCTTTTTGCCGTTTTCTGCTGGGGCTTTTACGTGTTGCGTTGATCTTGGGGGTTAACAATACATGCCAGGATTCTCTGGAAAGGAGAATAGGCATACAGCTGGATTTGGCAACCCTAGATGGTCTACTTATACCTAATTATTCCGATTCTGATACTTTATACAACACAGATTGTGTTGAAAGGATGATTCGTCATTTTGTATCTTCTGAGCCGAGTATAGCTTCTATATCTCCATTATCAGCCGACCTTGACACATCTCCATCATCAGGGCGTTTCAAGAGAGTTGCTAAATTGGTGGATAATTATGTAGCGGAGGTTGCTTCTGATGTAAACTTGAAACCTGGAAAATTACGTGCACTGGCAGAAGCATTGCCAGAATCTTCGAGATCTTTGCATGATGGGCTATACCGAGCACTGGATATATACATTAAG GCACATCCCTGGCTTTCAGATAAAGAGCGGGAGCAGCTCTGCAACATTATTGATTTTCAGAAACTCTCGATCGATGCTTGCGCACACGCATCTCAAAACGAGAGGCTTCCACTCAGAATCGTACTTCAAGTCTTGTTCTTCGAGCAGATGCAGCTGCGGACGGCCTTAGCTGGCTGCCTAAATGTTCTCGATGCTGAAAGTGCCCCCACAGCTTCTCTGGCCATTCCTAACGAAGCTGCTGGGCAAAGGGCCCATCGAGATGGATGGGTAACAGTCGTTCGTGAGAACCAGGTGCTGAAAGTAGATATGGAGCGGATGAGGTCTAGAGTTGGTGAACTGGAAGAAGAGTTCAGTAAAATTAAGGAAGAGATGAAAAAGGCAACCAAGTCAAACAGTTACCTTAGCTCTCCACGCCTTGTTCCTAGAGGGAATGGAGGCAAACTACTTCCTCAGGCTTTAGATGCCCAACAAGATGTCATTGAGAGTGGGACACCAACTCCAAGAGCATCAGTCGAGCAGGCACGACCGTCCATCAAGAACCCTAGAcacagaaagagtttctcccaGTTTTGA
- the LOC121744801 gene encoding BTB/POZ domain-containing protein At3g44820-like isoform X2 has product MAPPGKTSGFHREGDHWYYSSSLQSDITVVVDEVKFHLHKFPLISRCGKIATIFEDCESSTDKTSTVPLEEFPDYLSMTDDYGEDNLLSKSESYFHKHILKDWKDCILALQSCELVILRADKLQIISRCINALSVMICTDPSLFGWPMMMYGSLQSPGGSILWNGINTGAKIQSNESNWWFEDVSYLCVELFERLIQTMEAKGISPENLARSIMYYCKKYLPGLGRWQGGQSGLSRTVASFSMTPANVNQDALLRSVIKLLPEKKGKSFCRFLLGLLRVALILGVNNTCQDSLERRIGIQLDLATLDGLLIPNYSDSDTLYNTDCVERMIRHFVSSEPSIASISPLSADLDTSPSSGRFKRVAKLVDNYVAEVASDVNLKPGKLRALAEALPESSRSLHDGLYRALDIYIKAHPWLSDKEREQLCNIIDFQKLSIDACAHASQNERLPLRIVLQVLFFEQMQLRTALAGCLNVLDAESAPTASLAIPNEAAGQRAHRDGWVTVVRENQVLKVDMERMRSRVGELEEEFSKIKEEMKKATKSNSYLSSPRLVPRGNGGKLLPQALDAQQDVIESGTPTPRASVEQARPSIKNPRHRKSFSQF; this is encoded by the exons ATGGCTCCTCCTGGGAAAACTTCTGGATTCCATCGTGAAGGAGATCACTg GTACTACAGTTCAAGTTTGCAAAGTGATATAACAGTAGTGGTGGATGAAGTAAAGTTCCATCTTCACAAg TTCCCTCTTATTTCAAGATGTGGGAAGATAGCAACCATCTTTGAAGATTGTGAAAGTTCTACTGACAAGACATCAACAGTACCTCTCGAAGAGTTTCCAG ATTATCTTTCGATGACCGATGATTATGGTGAAGACAATTTACTGTCCAAATCAGAAAGTTATTTCCATAAGCATATCCTAAAAGACTGGAAGGATTGCATTTTGGCGCTCCAAAGCTGTGAACTAGTTATTCTGAGAGCAGACAAACTTCAAATTATAAGTAGATGTATCAATGCATTGTCTGTAATGATCTGTACGGACCCCTCACTATTCGGATGGCCTATGATGATGTATGGTAGCCTACAGAGTCCTGGAGGGAGCATTCTGTGGAATGGGATAAATACCGGTGCAAAGATCCAGAGTAATGAATCCAACTGGTGGTTTGAGGACGTATCGTATCTCTGTGTCGAGTTGTTTGAGAGGCTGATTCAGACAATGGAAGCCAAAGGAATAAGTCCAGAGAATTTAGCACGCTCCATAATGTACTATTGTAAAAAGTATCTTCCAGGATTGGGACGATGGCAAGGAGGACAGAGTGGTCTTTCGAGGACAGTTGCTAGTTTCAGCATGACGCCTGCTAATGTCAATCAAGATGCTCTTTTGCGAAGTGTTATCAAATTACTGCCAGAGAAGAAGGGAAAATCTTTTTGCCGTTTTCTGCTGGGGCTTTTACGTGTTGCGTTGATCTTGGGGGTTAACAATACATGCCAGGATTCTCTGGAAAGGAGAATAGGCATACAGCTGGATTTGGCAACCCTAGATGGTCTACTTATACCTAATTATTCCGATTCTGATACTTTATACAACACAGATTGTGTTGAAAGGATGATTCGTCATTTTGTATCTTCTGAGCCGAGTATAGCTTCTATATCTCCATTATCAGCCGACCTTGACACATCTCCATCATCAGGGCGTTTCAAGAGAGTTGCTAAATTGGTGGATAATTATGTAGCGGAGGTTGCTTCTGATGTAAACTTGAAACCTGGAAAATTACGTGCACTGGCAGAAGCATTGCCAGAATCTTCGAGATCTTTGCATGATGGGCTATACCGAGCACTGGATATATACATTAAG GCACATCCCTGGCTTTCAGATAAAGAGCGGGAGCAGCTCTGCAACATTATTGATTTTCAGAAACTCTCGATCGATGCTTGCGCACACGCATCTCAAAACGAGAGGCTTCCACTCAGAATCGTACTTCAAGTCTTGTTCTTCGAGCAGATGCAGCTGCGGACGGCCTTAGCTGGCTGCCTAAATGTTCTCGATGCTGAAAGTGCCCCCACAGCTTCTCTGGCCATTCCTAACGAAGCTGCTGGGCAAAGGGCCCATCGAGATGGATGGGTAACAGTCGTTCGTGAGAACCAGGTGCTGAAAGTAGATATGGAGCGGATGAGGTCTAGAGTTGGTGAACTGGAAGAAGAGTTCAGTAAAATTAAGGAAGAGATGAAAAAGGCAACCAAGTCAAACAGTTACCTTAGCTCTCCACGCCTTGTTCCTAGAGGGAATGGAGGCAAACTACTTCCTCAGGCTTTAGATGCCCAACAAGATGTCATTGAGAGTGGGACACCAACTCCAAGAGCATCAGTCGAGCAGGCACGACCGTCCATCAAGAACCCTAGAcacagaaagagtttctcccaGTTTTGA
- the LOC121744801 gene encoding BTB/POZ domain-containing protein At3g44820-like isoform X3 has product MTDDYGEDNLLSKSESYFHKHILKDWKDCILALQSCELVILRADKLQIISRCINALSVMICTDPSLFGWPMMMYGSLQSPGGSILWNGINTGAKIQSNESNWWFEDVSYLCVELFERLIQTMEAKGISPENLARSIMYYCKKYLPGLGRWQGGQSGLSRTVASFSMTPANVNQDALLRSVIKLLPEKKGKSFCRFLLGLLRVALILGVNNTCQDSLERRIGIQLDLATLDGLLIPNYSDSDTLYNTDCVERMIRHFVSSEPSIASISPLSADLDTSPSSGRFKRVAKLVDNYVAEVASDVNLKPGKLRALAEALPESSRSLHDGLYRALDIYIKAHPWLSDKEREQLCNIIDFQKLSIDACAHASQNERLPLRIVLQVLFFEQMQLRTALAGCLNVLDAESAPTASLAIPNEAAGQRAHRDGWVTVVRENQVLKVDMERMRSRVGELEEEFSKIKEEMKKATKSNSYLSSPRLVPRGNGGKLLPQALDAQQDVIESGTPTPRASVEQARPSIKNPRHRKSFSQF; this is encoded by the exons ATGACCGATGATTATGGTGAAGACAATTTACTGTCCAAATCAGAAAGTTATTTCCATAAGCATATCCTAAAAGACTGGAAGGATTGCATTTTGGCGCTCCAAAGCTGTGAACTAGTTATTCTGAGAGCAGACAAACTTCAAATTATAAGTAGATGTATCAATGCATTGTCTGTAATGATCTGTACGGACCCCTCACTATTCGGATGGCCTATGATGATGTATGGTAGCCTACAGAGTCCTGGAGGGAGCATTCTGTGGAATGGGATAAATACCGGTGCAAAGATCCAGAGTAATGAATCCAACTGGTGGTTTGAGGACGTATCGTATCTCTGTGTCGAGTTGTTTGAGAGGCTGATTCAGACAATGGAAGCCAAAGGAATAAGTCCAGAGAATTTAGCACGCTCCATAATGTACTATTGTAAAAAGTATCTTCCAGGATTGGGACGATGGCAAGGAGGACAGAGTGGTCTTTCGAGGACAGTTGCTAGTTTCAGCATGACGCCTGCTAATGTCAATCAAGATGCTCTTTTGCGAAGTGTTATCAAATTACTGCCAGAGAAGAAGGGAAAATCTTTTTGCCGTTTTCTGCTGGGGCTTTTACGTGTTGCGTTGATCTTGGGGGTTAACAATACATGCCAGGATTCTCTGGAAAGGAGAATAGGCATACAGCTGGATTTGGCAACCCTAGATGGTCTACTTATACCTAATTATTCCGATTCTGATACTTTATACAACACAGATTGTGTTGAAAGGATGATTCGTCATTTTGTATCTTCTGAGCCGAGTATAGCTTCTATATCTCCATTATCAGCCGACCTTGACACATCTCCATCATCAGGGCGTTTCAAGAGAGTTGCTAAATTGGTGGATAATTATGTAGCGGAGGTTGCTTCTGATGTAAACTTGAAACCTGGAAAATTACGTGCACTGGCAGAAGCATTGCCAGAATCTTCGAGATCTTTGCATGATGGGCTATACCGAGCACTGGATATATACATTAAG GCACATCCCTGGCTTTCAGATAAAGAGCGGGAGCAGCTCTGCAACATTATTGATTTTCAGAAACTCTCGATCGATGCTTGCGCACACGCATCTCAAAACGAGAGGCTTCCACTCAGAATCGTACTTCAAGTCTTGTTCTTCGAGCAGATGCAGCTGCGGACGGCCTTAGCTGGCTGCCTAAATGTTCTCGATGCTGAAAGTGCCCCCACAGCTTCTCTGGCCATTCCTAACGAAGCTGCTGGGCAAAGGGCCCATCGAGATGGATGGGTAACAGTCGTTCGTGAGAACCAGGTGCTGAAAGTAGATATGGAGCGGATGAGGTCTAGAGTTGGTGAACTGGAAGAAGAGTTCAGTAAAATTAAGGAAGAGATGAAAAAGGCAACCAAGTCAAACAGTTACCTTAGCTCTCCACGCCTTGTTCCTAGAGGGAATGGAGGCAAACTACTTCCTCAGGCTTTAGATGCCCAACAAGATGTCATTGAGAGTGGGACACCAACTCCAAGAGCATCAGTCGAGCAGGCACGACCGTCCATCAAGAACCCTAGAcacagaaagagtttctcccaGTTTTGA